The following nucleotide sequence is from Bradyrhizobium roseum.
CCGCCTCATACAAATTGATGGTTGCAGATTCGCGCTTCGGATCGACGTAGAGGCACCGGTCACCGATTTTGCGCGTGCACAATCGACGGCGCAGAGCGATCATTTCTCGCGGATCGGCGGCGCGATCTTCTCCGCGGGCGCCGGCGGCAGCGCAGGCTGGGCACCTGCCTTCTGCGCGTCCTCGTCGGGACGGGCCGGTTGCGGCGGAATGTCCGAGGGCCTTTGACCGGTCGTAGCCGGTTCGGACGGCGCAGACGGCTTTGTTTCTGCGCCGGGCGTCGACTGCGTCGGCTGCGTTGCCTGCGCGATCTGCAAGGGTCCGCTGGTGCTCAGCACGGTCAGTGCCAGTGCCGAAATGCCCAACCCTGCCGCAATCAGCATGGATGCCAGCAGCATTTCCCGTCGGTATTCGCGTTGGCGGCTTTCGGCAGACATCTCGGTCAACCCCACAAGATTGTTCGCGGGGTCAACGGCCGGCAAGGCGCAAGGTTCCGCGGCGGCTCAAGCCCGCCCGAACCGCCTAGAATTCGAGCATCCCTGCGTCGCCATCCTCGGTGCCGAAGGCCAGCAGCGTGCCCTTGGCGTTCCAGGCCAGCGCCGAAACCGGTTCGCCGCCATTGCGGCGCACCAGGATTTCCGCGCCGTCCTCGAGCCGGACGATCAGGATGGTGCCATCGCTGTAGCCCGCGGCCATGATGTCCTGCTTTGGATGACAGGCCACCGCGGAGACGCGCGCCTGCAGTGGCGCCAGCATCGCCGGCTCCTTGCCCATCGGACCGTCCTTGCTGGTGAACGGCCAGATGATCACGGTATCGGCGCCCGAGGTGGCGAGCCCCTTTCCGCCGACGCTCCACGACATCGAACGGACGCGGCCGGGATAGCCGCTCATCCGCATGTGCCTGTTGTCGGCCAGCCGCCAGCCGTGCAACGCCGGCTCATGCATGCCGGTGACCAGGAATTTGTTGTCGGGACTAAAGGTGACGGCGAGGTGGGAGCCGGCCCATTCGAGATATTCCGGCTTGGCCGCCATGTTGGGAAACCACAGCGTCACGCCATTGTAGTGGGCGACCGCCACACGCAGTCCTTTCGGTGCGAAGGCGAGGCCGCCGACGGTCGAGGGCGCATCAAAACTCTTCTCGTCGCCCTTGCCGCTGCGGACGAACGCCGTCTTGCCGGCCGACCACGCCACCGCGCCGTCGGGATGCAGCGCGACATTATCGATCCAGCGCCGCTTGGCGTCGGTCGCGAGCACCGTAACCTCGCCCTTCGCGTCGAGCGCAACGACCTTGCCATCGTCACCGCCGGTGACGATTCGCTTGCCGTCGCATGCTGCGCAGAGCACGGCACCGCCATGGATGGCGACGGTCGAGATTTCACCGGCCTCGTTGACCATCGCCGCGGTTTCCTCGGCGCCGATAAACACCGCCGTGTCACCGAGGAAATGAACCGAGGTGACCGGCATGCCGACGGGGAGCTTTCTCACCTGGTCGGTGAGGGAAGCGATGGAGGGCATTTCGCCCGGATCGAATTCTTTCATCACGTGGTAATACAGCTCTCAAAACCGTCGCGGATCATCTGTTCCGGCAATTCGCGGCCAATGAAGACGACCCGGCTTTCGCGCGCCTCGCCGTCCCTCCATTTCCGCTGGTGATCGCCCTCCAGCATCATGTGTACGCCCTGGAACACGTAGCGGTCGTCGTCATCGGTGAAGGCGAGGATGCCCTTCGACCGCAAAATCTTCTGGCCCTCGGTGGCGACGAGGTTTTGCAGCCACGGCATGAATCTGGTTGGATCGAGCGGCTTGTCCGACCGCAGCGACAGCGATTGCATGTCCTCATCGTGGTAGTGCTTCAGCCCGCCATGGCTGTGGCCGTGATCGTGGTCATGGCCGTGGTGGTGATCGTGATCATGGTGATGATCGTGCCCGTCGCCGGCGTCGAGGAATTCCGGCTCGATCTCCAGGATGCGATCCAGATCAAACGCGCCACGCTCCAGCACATCCGCCAGCGCCACCTTGCAGCGCTCGGTACGGTGCAGTTTTGCGTAGGGGTTGATTCCGCGGATGCGCGCCTCGACTTCGGCCAGTTCGGCCTTGGAGACGAGGTCGGTCTTGTTCAGGACGATGACGTCGGCAAACGCGATCTGGTTCTTGGCTTCAGGGGCATCCTTGAGACGGTCGCTCAGCCATTTGGCGTCAGCCACGGTGACGACGGCGTCGAGGCGGGCGTTCTTCTGCACGTCCTCATCGACGAAGAAGGTCTGAGCCACCGGCGCAGGATCGGCCAATCCCGTGGTCTCGACGATGATGGCGTCGAATTTGCCCTTGCGCTTCATCAGCCCGTCCAGGATGCGCACGAGGTCGCCGCGCACAGTGCAGCACACGCAGCCATTGTTCATTTCGAACACTTCTTCGTCGGCGCCGATGATCAGATCGTTATCGATGCCGATCTCGCCGAATTCGTTGACGATGACGGCGTATTTCTTGCCGTGGTTTTCCGACAGGATGCGGTTGAGCAGCGTGGTCTTGCCGGCGCCGAGATAACCCGTCAGCACGGTCACTGGAATTTTTGGGGACGAAGGTTCAGACATAACAGCTCCGGGCGGAATTAATGGTCACGCCGGCAGACAGGGAGGGCCCCTGCCCTATGGGCTCAGCGCGCTGGTCAGCGCCTTTATATTGTGCCTGACCATTGCAATGTAAGTGGGAGAATCGCCCTTTTCGCCGGTCAGGCTGTCGGAATAGAGCGTTCCGCCGACCCGGACGCCGGTCTCGGCCGAGATCCGGCCCATCAGGCGGGGGTCGCTGATATTTTCGAGGAAGACCGCCGGTATCTTGGCCGCCCTGATCTGGGTGATGATCCTTGCAACATCGCGGGCGCTGGCTTCGGATTCGGTCGAGACCCCGACTGGGGCAATGAACTGGACGCCGTAGGCGGCGGCAAAATAGCCGAAGGCATTGTGCGTGGAAATCACCTTGCGGCGGCTTTCGGGGATTTTTGCGATCCCATCGCGCACCTCGCGCTCCAGCGCGTCGAGACCGGCCAGATAGGCGGCAGCACGCGACTTGAAGCCTTCCGCTTCCGCAGGTGCTGCGGCTGCCAGCGCATCGCGGATATTGGTGACGTAGATCTTCGCGTTCGCGATCGATTGCCAGGCGTGCGGATCGGCCTCCGAGCCGAGCTTGAGCGGCGCGATGCCCGTCGTCGCAGTCACGACCGAAGCCTTGGCACCGGCGGATTTCACCAGCCGCGGCAGCCAGCCCTCAAAGCCAAGGCCGTTGACAAAGACGAGCTTCGCATCTGCTACTTTTTTTGCGTCCGAAGGTGTCGGCGCATAGACATGGGCATCGCTGTCGGGGCCGACCAGCACGGTGACATTGACGCGATCGCCTCCGACGTTGCGCACAAAATCGCCGAGGATCGAGAAACTCGCGACGACGTTGAGGCGCTCCTGCGCCTGCGCCGGAGCCACGGCCGCAAACAAGGCGAAAGCGATGAGACATATCCGGATCATGACTAGGCCTCGAGATGGCGGCCGGGAAACATTTGCCGCACCAGTCCGCTGACGGGACCGAACAACAGTGACGCCACGTAGATTCCCGCCGCGATCAGGATGATTGCGGGTCCCGAGGGAATCCTGGTCTGGAACGACAGCACCAGCCCGGCATAGCCCGAAACGACGGCGCTGGCGACCGCGATGCAGATCATGCCGGTGATGTCGCGCGACCAGAACCGCGCAATGCCGGCGGGCAGGATCATCAGACCGACGCCGAGTAGCGTGCCCAGCGCGTGAAAGCCGTTGACGAGGTTGATCACGACCAGCGCGAGGAACGCCAGATGCGCGGGCGCGCCGGCACGCGAGACGGTCCGCAGGAACACTGGATCGACGCATTCGATCACCAGCGGGCGATAGATCACCGCCATCACCAGGAGTGTGATGGTGGCGTTGAAGGCGATGACCAGCAGGGTCTGGTCGTCCATTGCGAGAATGTTGCCGAACAGCACGTGCAGCAGATCGATGTTGGTGCCCTTGACGGAAACGATGGTGACGCCGAGCGCCAGCGACACCAGATAGAAAGTCGCAAGCGAGGCGTCCTCCTTCAGCTCGGTATGGCGGGCGACGAGGCCGGCGAGCAGCGCGACCGTAAAGCCCGCGATCAGCCCGCCCGTCGTCATCGCGAACAGGTTGAGGCCAGAGACGAGGAAGCCGATCGCCGCTCCCGGCAGGATCGCGTGCGCCATGGCGTCGCCGACAAGGCTCATCCGCCGCAGCATCAGGAACACGCCGATGGGGGCGGCGCCGAGCGCGAGCGCAATCACGGCGGCGAGCGCGCGGCGCATGAACTCGAATTCGGTAAAGGGCGCGATCAGCGCGTCGTACAACATCAGGCCGCCCGCGGCGCCGCGGCGTCCACGGCGCAAGCGGCCGCCGTGTCGTCGAATGCTTCGCACATCCGCCGCGCCTGTGTAAGGTTTTCGACGGTCAACACCTGCGCGGTCGGTCCCCACGCCACCGGTCCGCGCGCCAGCAGCAGCGTTTCCGGAAAATGCGCGCGCACCAGATCGAAATCGTGCAACGCCGCCAGCACCGTGCGCCCCTCGTCGTGCCAGCGCCGCACCAGCGCCAGCAGGTCGGTCGAGGTTTTGGCGTCGATGGCGTTGAACGGCTCGTCCAGCACGATCAGCCGTGCATCCTGCAGCAGCGCGCGCGCGAACAGCATGCGCTGCATCTGGCCGCCGGACAGCGTGCCGATCGAACGGTTTTCAAAGCCGTTGAGCCCGACCGAAGCCAGCGCCTGCGTGATCTTCTGCCGCGCTGTCTTGCCCATGCCGCCGAAGAAGCCGGTCGTGCGCCACAGGCCGGTGCCGACCAGATCGAACACCGAGATCGGAAATGTCCGGTCGATGTCCACGCTCTGCGGCAGATAGGCGATGTCGCGAATATCGAGGCCGCCAAGATCGATCGAGCCCGCGAGCGGCTTCAGGATGCCGGCGAGCCCGCGAAACAGCGTCGATTTGCCGGCGCCGTTCGGGCCGACCACCGCCAGCAACGCGCCCTGCGCGACCTGGCCGTCGAGGTGGTGCACCGCCGGGTGGCGGTCATAGCCCAGCGTAACGTCGCGGAATGTGATCTGTGCGGCCATGCTCACCTCATCGCCACCAGCACGACGGCCCACAGCGCCACGCTGACGGCGAGCGCGGCGGCCAGCCGCCCCGCCACGGTCATGCGCAGGATCGACCATGGGGCAGCCTGCGGCGGATGTGGCGTCGCCGGGCCATGGGCGTGACTGTGGTGATGATGGGCGTGATCGTGGGGATGGGCGTGCGGCATGGCTTGACGTTATAATATAACACTGCGGAAGTCCACGCGTCCCCGGGTGGCCAGCCCGCCCCTAATACCGTCCCCACGCCATGTCAGTGAACGCGGCGCCCAATCCGGGCGACCAACTCCCGTGGTGACCACGAACCCCTGCCCGGAAAGCGCCCTGCCGGAGCCGGCCACGGTCTGCGCGCCCGGTTGTTCGACGCCGTGACGCTGGGCATGGGTTTGCTGGCTGTCTTCCACTACTGGCCGGACGGCTTCGTCGCCGAGCTTATTCGTCGGTGCCTAAACGCTGGCGCATGCGCTGCAGGGCCTGAACTGGCAATCGGTGCGGGGTATCTCTGAATTCCTGCTCTGCATGCTTGGCATTCTGATCCATTCACCACGCTGCTGACCGCGCCCGCGAGTTTTACCGGGCTGGTGTTCACGTTCCTGCTGCCAAGCATCGCGCAGGCCTACTGGCTCTGGGAATTGTGGCCGGCAACCGGCGCGTGGTCGCATCCGCTGACCCTGATGTGCGCGGCGTGGCTGGCCTTGTTCGGCGTGTGGCTTCTCACCAGAACGACGTTTGCCACTCGGCCTGCGCCACGAGTCAACCGAGCATCACAGCCGCGGGACGACCGCCAAAATAAAAACCCCAGGCTCACGCCCGGGGTTTTCATTTCGAGTATGCGCCGCGCCGCCGCGTGGTCGGTATTCACACCGCTCAGAACTTGTACGCCAATCCGACGCGTGCGGTGTGCAGATGATCGTGGAAAGTATAGGGGCTCGGCTGGGTCGCCGGCGGAACGCCGCCGCTGCCGTCGCCGAGGTCGAACACCGTCTTGTTCTCGAACTGCATGTAGAGATATTCGCCGCGGATGGTCCAGTTGTTGGTGAGGGCATATTCGATGCCGCCGCCGGCGGCCCAGCCGACCCGCGTCGAATTGCTGCGGCCGATATGCTCGGGATCGGGCGTCGGAAAATCGTCCAACGCCTCGTTCTTGATGCTGGCGACGGCCAAGCCGCCCTTGGCGTAGAACAGCGCGCGATCGAAGGCGACGCCGAGCCGACCCGTGAACGCGCCATAGCCGCCGTAGCTGGTTTCGAACCGATGATCCGGCGCAATCGCCGAGAACACCGTGTGGCGGGCACCGATGTAGCCGCCTTCCGCTTCGAGGCCGAACACGAAAGAGTTCACTTGCCAATTGTACCCGATGAAGCCGCCGCCGAAGGCGCCATTCACATCGTGCGCGATGCTTTCGCAACTCAGACCGCCGCCGCAGTCCAACGCGTCAGGCAGGCCGACGTCGGTCCGCGACCGGCCCCAGCCGTAGCCGACGTGCCCGCCTACATAGAAGCCGCTCCAGCTGAAAACCGTTGCCGCAATCGGCGACGCCTTGACCGGCATCCGCGCGGCGAGGTCGGCGGCCATCGCCGACGCTGGAAGGAAGACGCTCAAAGCAATGCAAGCAAAAAACTTTTTCATGGAAGCCCCATTGTGGATGTATCTCACGCGCTGATGTTCGGTGAATACAGCGGTTCGGCCGGGAAAGCTGTTGTGCCCGTACAACGACGTGTCGGAATTCGACAGTGCGACAAGTTCGCCACAGCGATAATGCGCTGAACGACGCCGGCAGGCTTCATTTCAAGGCTCCGGCGTTGCCGGCGACGCATTGAAGCGAAGTGTGATCTCGGCCTGACGACTAAAAAACGTCGGTCTGCGCCGGCTAAACCGCCTTCATGATTCGCGTGAAGATCGGGGTTGCCAGACAAGCCCCCACGCCGTCGAAGCATCGACAGTGATCGGGATCACAGCGGATGCCACGTGCCGATCTGGCTGAGCACCCCGAAACGCGACATCAGGGCCGATGCCTTGGCGTAACGCTACGGCTTTCCGATCGCCATCGCGATCGCTGCCGCCAGAAACGGAAACGGCACTGAGACCGCCGCGCGAAACCAGACGAAGCGGGCCGGCATGAACGGGATTTCCCACAGGATCATCCGCTGGAAGGCGAACAGCGCCCAGGCCACGACATAGGCGATTACCTGCGGCGAGCCGCCACCAACCTTCAAGGCAACCGCGCCGATCGAGAAGCCGACCACGGGACCGCCGGGGGTAGCCGCGCCCGCGATGACCGCGGCCAGCACGCCGAGCCAGCCGCTGTCGGGCCCGAGCCAGCCGGTGATGACTTCCGGCGGGATGACGGCGGCGATATAGCCGGAGCCGATCACGCCGAGCGCAATGCGCGGCACGATGTTGATGAAGTCCATGCTGCCTTCGCGCACCGACGACACCAGCACGACGCGGCCGCGCTGCCACGCCATGAAGCCCAGGATCAACACCGACCCCCACAGCGTCACGTCGATGATCAGCGCGGAGGCGCTCACGACGGCTCGCCCTTCGGATACATCCGCACAAAGAGGAAGCGGCCAAGCGCGCCAGCCAGCACCGGGATCGGCAGCGAGATCACGATGCGCCATAGCGTGAACTCGGCACCAAGAATCGGCAGTTCCCAGGCGACAGCGCGGCCATAGCCGATCAGCGTCCAGCTCACCACCATCGCGATGGTGGCGCCGAAATCGGCGCCGACCGTAAGCAGCGCAGCCGCCACCGGATAGGCGGTGAAGGGACCGCCGGGCAGGATCGCGCCGAACGCCGTGCCGATCAGCAATCCCTTCAGTCCGGAGTTCGGCCCCAGCGATCGGGAAACCTTGTCGTGCGGCAGAATTTCCGCGATGAAGCCGCCGAGCAGGCAGCCCGCCAGCACGCGCGGCATGATCTCGCCGAACAGCCAGAGGTCCTCGGTGAGGATCTTGAGTACGCCGTCGATGCCGTCGCGCCGCCAGACCAAGCCTGCGCAGACCGCGACCAGCGCGCCGATGAATATCATCGACCAGCCCACCGGCTTGCGGGCGCGGCGCGGCTTCGGCTCGGCGTCGTCGGCGGG
It contains:
- a CDS encoding WD40 repeat domain-containing protein is translated as MKEFDPGEMPSIASLTDQVRKLPVGMPVTSVHFLGDTAVFIGAEETAAMVNEAGEISTVAIHGGAVLCAACDGKRIVTGGDDGKVVALDAKGEVTVLATDAKRRWIDNVALHPDGAVAWSAGKTAFVRSGKGDEKSFDAPSTVGGLAFAPKGLRVAVAHYNGVTLWFPNMAAKPEYLEWAGSHLAVTFSPDNKFLVTGMHEPALHGWRLADNRHMRMSGYPGRVRSMSWSVGGKGLATSGADTVIIWPFTSKDGPMGKEPAMLAPLQARVSAVACHPKQDIMAAGYSDGTILIVRLEDGAEILVRRNGGEPVSALAWNAKGTLLAFGTEDGDAGMLEF
- a CDS encoding CobW family GTP-binding protein translates to MSEPSSPKIPVTVLTGYLGAGKTTLLNRILSENHGKKYAVIVNEFGEIGIDNDLIIGADEEVFEMNNGCVCCTVRGDLVRILDGLMKRKGKFDAIIVETTGLADPAPVAQTFFVDEDVQKNARLDAVVTVADAKWLSDRLKDAPEAKNQIAFADVIVLNKTDLVSKAELAEVEARIRGINPYAKLHRTERCKVALADVLERGAFDLDRILEIEPEFLDAGDGHDHHHDHDHHHGHDHDHGHSHGGLKHYHDEDMQSLSLRSDKPLDPTRFMPWLQNLVATEGQKILRSKGILAFTDDDDRYVFQGVHMMLEGDHQRKWRDGEARESRVVFIGRELPEQMIRDGFESCITT
- a CDS encoding metal ABC transporter substrate-binding protein encodes the protein MIRICLIAFALFAAVAPAQAQERLNVVASFSILGDFVRNVGGDRVNVTVLVGPDSDAHVYAPTPSDAKKVADAKLVFVNGLGFEGWLPRLVKSAGAKASVVTATTGIAPLKLGSEADPHAWQSIANAKIYVTNIRDALAAAAPAEAEGFKSRAAAYLAGLDALEREVRDGIAKIPESRRKVISTHNAFGYFAAAYGVQFIAPVGVSTESEASARDVARIITQIRAAKIPAVFLENISDPRLMGRISAETGVRVGGTLYSDSLTGEKGDSPTYIAMVRHNIKALTSALSP
- a CDS encoding metal ABC transporter permease encodes the protein MLYDALIAPFTEFEFMRRALAAVIALALGAAPIGVFLMLRRMSLVGDAMAHAILPGAAIGFLVSGLNLFAMTTGGLIAGFTVALLAGLVARHTELKEDASLATFYLVSLALGVTIVSVKGTNIDLLHVLFGNILAMDDQTLLVIAFNATITLLVMAVIYRPLVIECVDPVFLRTVSRAGAPAHLAFLALVVINLVNGFHALGTLLGVGLMILPAGIARFWSRDITGMICIAVASAVVSGYAGLVLSFQTRIPSGPAIILIAAGIYVASLLFGPVSGLVRQMFPGRHLEA
- a CDS encoding metal ABC transporter ATP-binding protein; protein product: MAAQITFRDVTLGYDRHPAVHHLDGQVAQGALLAVVGPNGAGKSTLFRGLAGILKPLAGSIDLGGLDIRDIAYLPQSVDIDRTFPISVFDLVGTGLWRTTGFFGGMGKTARQKITQALASVGLNGFENRSIGTLSGGQMQRMLFARALLQDARLIVLDEPFNAIDAKTSTDLLALVRRWHDEGRTVLAALHDFDLVRAHFPETLLLARGPVAWGPTAQVLTVENLTQARRMCEAFDDTAAACAVDAAAPRAA
- a CDS encoding outer membrane protein, with the protein product MKKFFACIALSVFLPASAMAADLAARMPVKASPIAATVFSWSGFYVGGHVGYGWGRSRTDVGLPDALDCGGGLSCESIAHDVNGAFGGGFIGYNWQVNSFVFGLEAEGGYIGARHTVFSAIAPDHRFETSYGGYGAFTGRLGVAFDRALFYAKGGLAVASIKNEALDDFPTPDPEHIGRSNSTRVGWAAGGGIEYALTNNWTIRGEYLYMQFENKTVFDLGDGSGGVPPATQPSPYTFHDHLHTARVGLAYKF
- a CDS encoding permease; the encoded protein is MSESPIKDPAPADDAEPKPRRARKPVGWSMIFIGALVAVCAGLVWRRDGIDGVLKILTEDLWLFGEIMPRVLAGCLLGGFIAEILPHDKVSRSLGPNSGLKGLLIGTAFGAILPGGPFTAYPVAAALLTVGADFGATIAMVVSWTLIGYGRAVAWELPILGAEFTLWRIVISLPIPVLAGALGRFLFVRMYPKGEPS